The genomic DNA CAGTGTGGATCGGCCAGGGGCAGAAAGCGCACGCCGCTCGGGGCGATGTCCTGCATGGATTCGGGCAGCAGAGCGATGCCAAAACCGGCCTGGATCAACTGCAATTGCGTGGTTTTGCGCGACATCACCCGCGCGGCTTTCGGGAAGAAGCCGTGACGCATGCACAGCTCGGCACACAGATAACTCAGGCCGCCGCGTTGCGGGTGCGGGATCGAGATGAACGCCTCGTCCTTCAGTTGGGCCAAGTCGACACGTTCGGCTGCAGCCAACCGATGCCCCATCGGAACTGCCAGCAGCAAGCGCTCAATAAACAGCGGCACCACCTGAATCCCTTCACGCTGACGCAATACGGGCAGGCGCAGCAGGCCGACATCGAGGCGTCCTTCGGCCAACTCTTCCAATTGCGCCTCGGAAGACAACTTGCCGATATCCAGTGACACGCCGGGCTGTTGCTGCAGATAAGCGCCAATGTCACTGAGCAGCCGGCCACTGATAGACACAGTGCTGGAGTGACTGAGGCGCAATGTGCCGAGCTGGCCATTGCCGACCTCGGTGGCCATGGCGCTGGCCTTGCTCAGCTCGTTCAGCAGATTTCTTGCTCGCGGCAGAAATGCTTCCCCAGCCGCTGTGAGGCGAGGCTGGCGCGCGGTGCGCTCGAACAGCGGGGTTTGCAGGCGGGTTTCCATGTCCTTGATCTGCCGGCTCAGCGCCGATTGCGCAACGAACAAACGTTCAGCTGCAGCACTGAAACTGCCGCATTCGGCAATTTCCACGAAGTAACGTAATTGGCGGGTTGAAAGCACAGGTATGCCTTTTCGAGATGGGTAAGCGGCCTGGAAGATATTAGTCGCAACCCTCTGCGCTGGCTAAAGTCGTCACAGGCTTGTTAAGGAAGCGGATCGATGAGTGCGGTGGCGTTGTTGAGTGAATGGACATGGGGCGCAGGAGGCTGGGCGGTGATCGCGTTGGGGATCGCCTTGGCTTATATCGTGTTCGGCATTGCCGGGTTCGGCACGGCATTGGTGGCGGGGCCAATTCTGATTCTGTTCATGCCGTTGTCGAAAATCGTGCCGTTGCTGGTGCTGCTGGATTTCGTCGCCGCGTTCGGCAATCTGCTGCCGTCGCGGCGCGATGTGGCTAAACCGGAGCTGTTGCGGCTGCTGCCGTGCATGGCGGTGGGGTGTACGTTGGGGGTTATTTTTTTGCTCAACCTTAAATCCGATCTGTTGTTGCTGTTGATGGGGGTGTTCATCAGCGCTTATGCGGTTTACAGCTTGTGGGTCAAAGCGCGGCCCGCGCAATTGTCCGCAGGGTGGGCAGTGCCGATGGGCACGGTGGGTGGCCTGTTCGGGGCGTTGTTTGGCAGTGGCGGCTTTCTTTATGCGATCTATCTCAATAGCCGTTTGCCGAAAGACGCAGCCCGGGCCACGCAAAGTGCGCTGATCAGTTGCAGCACGGTGGTGCGTTTGAGTCTGTTCGCCATCGCAGGTGTGTATGCCGAGCTACCCTTGTTGATGCTGGCGCTGTGTCTGTTGCCGGCCATGGCGCTGGGGTTGTGGATCGGGCGGCGGTTGACGATGCGTTTATCCCGCGAGGCGTTTGTGCGACTGGTGACCTGGCTGGTGCTGGCCAGTGGTCTGGCGTTGATCGGGCGCTATTTGAGTACTTGACCGGATTTTGTCAGGGATTAAGCTGCCGGCCTTCAGGGCCCCTTCGCGGGCAAGCCCGCTCCCACAGGGAAATGCATTCCAATGTGGGAGCGGGCTTGCTCGCGAAGGCGTCAGAAGCCATACCGCAGGACTGTCCATGAACTCGCAAAGCATCATCGTCCCGAAAATCTCCACCCTGCCGGTCCACGAACCCCGGGCCCGGGCGATCGTGCGCTGGCTGGTGCGCAAGAACATCATCGAAGAAGAACTGACCACCTGCGGTCGCACCGGCAACCGCATGGCCCACGCCATCGCTGATGGCGCCCGCGCCGTGGTGTTGCATCCCGAGGCGCTGCCCTTCGGCGAGCCGATCAACGGGTTGGAGATCGTCACCAAGCGCTGCATCTATACCCCGGCCAAAGGTTTTCTCGAAGAAGCCGGTTGCGCCGAGTGCCGTCGTGAAGTCGGCGAAGCACTGTTCGAAAGCCTGGAAGACTGGTTCCCGGGCCGCACAGACAACTTCACTTGCCCCGAATGCGGGCATGAAGATGACATCAACGGTTTTCTGTTTTTGCAGGAATGCGCGTTTTCCAACCTTGGTTTCATCTTCAATAACTGGCTTGAGGCCGGCTTCAAGCAAAGCTTTATCGATGAGTTCGCTGATTGGCTCGATCAACCTGTCTCTTGGGTCAAGGTGGAGCTGTAGCGGCGGGGATCCCCGTACATCAGCAACATTGATATTAAGCTGAGTTTTACATTGAACAGCAGGGGGTGTCTGACTATAATGGCGCGCTTCCATTTTCCCGCTCGGGAGCCCCCGCGATGCTGCGTATCAGCCAAGAAGCTCTGACATTCGACGACATTCTCCTAGTGCCCGGTTATTCCGAGGTGCTTCCTAACGAAGTCAGTCTCAAGACCCGCCTTACCCGTGGCATCGAACTGAACATTCCTCTGGTTTCTGCCGCCATGGACACCGTTACTGAAGCCCGTCTGGCAATCGCCATGGCTCAGGAAGGTGGCATCGGCATTATCCACAAGAACATGACCATCGAGCAGCAAGCTGCCGAAGTGCGCAAGG from Pseudomonas baetica includes the following:
- a CDS encoding LysR family transcriptional regulator yields the protein MLSTRQLRYFVEIAECGSFSAAAERLFVAQSALSRQIKDMETRLQTPLFERTARQPRLTAAGEAFLPRARNLLNELSKASAMATEVGNGQLGTLRLSHSSTVSISGRLLSDIGAYLQQQPGVSLDIGKLSSEAQLEELAEGRLDVGLLRLPVLRQREGIQVVPLFIERLLLAVPMGHRLAAAERVDLAQLKDEAFISIPHPQRGGLSYLCAELCMRHGFFPKAARVMSRKTTQLQLIQAGFGIALLPESMQDIAPSGVRFLPLADPHCHSTVALAYRQNPTPLTHHFIQTFTNPSCGSEPAREGAVSVII
- a CDS encoding sulfite exporter TauE/SafE family protein, with the translated sequence MSAVALLSEWTWGAGGWAVIALGIALAYIVFGIAGFGTALVAGPILILFMPLSKIVPLLVLLDFVAAFGNLLPSRRDVAKPELLRLLPCMAVGCTLGVIFLLNLKSDLLLLLMGVFISAYAVYSLWVKARPAQLSAGWAVPMGTVGGLFGALFGSGGFLYAIYLNSRLPKDAARATQSALISCSTVVRLSLFAIAGVYAELPLLMLALCLLPAMALGLWIGRRLTMRLSREAFVRLVTWLVLASGLALIGRYLST
- a CDS encoding sugar ABC transporter ATPase; this encodes MNSQSIIVPKISTLPVHEPRARAIVRWLVRKNIIEEELTTCGRTGNRMAHAIADGARAVVLHPEALPFGEPINGLEIVTKRCIYTPAKGFLEEAGCAECRREVGEALFESLEDWFPGRTDNFTCPECGHEDDINGFLFLQECAFSNLGFIFNNWLEAGFKQSFIDEFADWLDQPVSWVKVEL